One Actinomycetospora corticicola genomic window, CTGGCTCGGCTATCCCGACGGCAGGCTCTACGTCACCCACGAGCTGCGCCGCGACCTCTCGCGCGTGATCCGCAAGCGTCGCCCGGACCGAGCCGTCGTCCCGTCGCCCACCCGCAACCTGCGCAGCACCTACGGCAGCCACCCCGACCACATCGCCGCCGGCGAGGCGTCCATGTGCGCGATCTACCCCGACGCCCGCAACCCCTTCGCCCACCCCGAGCTCCTCGCCGACGAGGGCCTGGAGGCCTGGACCGTGCCGGAGACCTGGATCGCCAACCCCGGCGAGGGCGCCGACCGCTACCTCGACATCACCGACACGATCGACCTCAAGATCGAGGCCCTCCGCGCCCACGAGTCGCAGACCGGCCACATGACCGACCTCGCCGAGCGCATGCAGATGTGGGGCTACTCCCAGGCCAAGTCCGCGGGCTGGTGCGACGACGGCACCCCCGCCGATCAGCGCCGCTACGCCGAGGGCTTCCTCGTCCTCGACACCAAGTAGCCCTTCCCGACGCCGGGTCGGGGCGGGCCCGCCGTGTGCGTCGCGCGACGGGGCGACCGAAGGCTGCGCAGGTCGCTCGAGCGGCGACGCGAGGAGTGGCAGCGGGAGGACACGTACGGCCGCTGGTGACGCAAGCCGACACACCGGTTGGCAAGTGTCTCGCGGTGGGACACGCCGAACGACACGCCGACACCACCCGCTTGGGTGCACGCCGACACGCTGAGGAGACACGCCTACGCTGGTGCTCGCCATGGCCGATCCGAGCACCTACCGCCCCGCCCCGGGAACCATCCCGGAGGCGCCTGGCGTCTACCGGTTCTCCGACGCGAGCGGTCGCGTCATCTACGTCGGCAAGGCCAAGAGCCTCCGCAGCCGCCTGAACTCCTACTTCGCCGATCTGTCGGGGCTGCACCCGCGCACCCGCCGCATGGTCACCACCGCGGCGGCGGTCCAGTGGACCGTGGTCGGCACCGAGGTCGAGGCCCTCCAGCTCGAGTACAACTGGATCAAGGAGTACGACCCGCAGTTCAACGTCCGCTACCGGGACGACAAGACCTACCCGGTCCTCGCGGTCACGCTGAACGAGGAGTACCCGCAGCTCAAGGTCTACCGGGGCCCCCGCCGCAAGGGCGTCCGCTACTTCGGGCCGTACGCCCACGCCTGGGCGATCCGCGAGACGCTGAAGCTGCTCACCCGCGTCTTCCCGGCCCGCGTGTGCTCACCCGGTGTCTTCAAGCGGCACGGTCAGATCGGCCGGCCCTGCATGTTCGGCTACATCGGCAAGTGCGCGGCGCCGTGCGTGGGGCGGGTCTCCGCCGAGGAGCACCGGCAGATCGTGCTCGACTTCTGCGACTTCCTCGCGGGCCACACCGATCAGCTGATCACCCGCTTCGAGAAGGAGATGCAGGCCGCGTCGGCGGAGATGGACTTCGAGCGGGCCGCCCGCCTGCGCGACGACGCCGGTGCGCTGCGCCGCGTCGTCGAGAAGCAGGCCGTGGTGCTCGGCGACGGGACCGACGCCGACGTCGTGGCCTTCGCGCTCGACCCGCTGGAGGCCGCCGTCCAGGTCTTCCACGTGCGCGGCGGGCGCGTGCGGGGCCAGCGCGGGTGGGTCGTGGAGCGCGGAGAGGAGGACTCGCTCGAGGTCCTCGTCGGGCAGTTCCTCTCCCAGTTCTACGGCGAGCAGGCCGCGCTGGCCGGGTCGGCCGACGACGCCGTGCAGCCGGTGCCGCGCGAGGTGCTCGTGCCGGCGCTGCCGGAGGACCACGCGACGCTGACGCAGTGGCTCACCGGTCTGCGGGGGAGCCGGGTCAGCGTCCGGGTCGCGCAGCGCGGCGACAAGCGCACGCTCGCCGAGACCGTCGAGCGGAACGCCAAGGAGTCGCTGACCCAGCACAAGCTCAAGCGCGCGGGCGACCTCACGGCGCGCAGCGCGGCCCTCGAGGAGATCCAGGAGTACCTGGAGCTCGACTCGGCGCCGCTGCGCATCGAGTGCACCGACGTCAGCCACGTGCAGGGCTCCGACGTCGTCGCGAGCCTCGTCGTCTTCGAGGACGGGCTGCCGAAGAAGGCCGACTACCGCCGGTTCGCGATCCGTGGCGGCGCGGAGGGCGGCGACGTCGCCGCGATCGCCGAGGTCGTCCGGCGCCGCTTCCAGCGCTACCTGCGCGAGACCGCCGAGGACGCCGAGCACGACCCGACGACGACCTCCTGCTCCGGCGAGACCGCCGACGGGGCCCCGGCGACGCGCGAGATCGACCCCGCCGAGATCGACGGCCCGCTCCCGGGCATCGACCCGACGACGGGTCGGCCACGCAAGTTCTCCTACGCGCCGAACCTGCTCGTCGTCGACGGCGGCGCCCCGCAGGTCGCCGCCGCGCAGGAGGTGCTCTCCGAGCTCGGCATCACCGACGTGGCGGTGTGCGGCCTCGCGAAGCGCCTCGAGGAGGTCTGGCTGCCGGGCGACGAGATGCCGGCGATCCTGCCGCGCACCTCCGAGGCGCTCTACCTGTTGCAGCGGATCCGCGACGAGGCGCACCGGTTCGCGATCACCTACCACCGCCAGAAGCGCTCGGCACGCATGACGGCCTCGGAGCTCGACGGCGTGCCGGGCCTCGGGTCGACGCGCAAGACCGCGCTCATCAAGCACTTCGGGTCGGTCAAGAAACTGCGGGCGGCGACCGTCGAGGAGATCACCGAGGTGCCGGGCGTCGGGAAGCGCACCGCGGAGGCGGTCCTGCAGGCACTCAACACGGGGGAGGCGTCGTGAGCGGCCGGGGGGAGCACGACGGTGGCGTCGAGGTCGCCATCGTCACCGGGGTCTCGGGGGCGGGGCGCAGTACGGCGGCCAAGGTCCTCGAGGACCTGGGGTGGTTCGTCGTCGACAACCTGCCGCCCGAGCTGCTGGAGACCGTCGTCGACCTCGGCGCCCGCTCGCAGGGCCAGGTGACCCGGATCGCCGTCGTCATGGACGTGCGCAGCCGCGCGTTCACCGCCGACCTGGGCACCCAGATCAAGGAGCTCGACACCCGCGGCGCCCGTCCGCGCGTGGTCTTCCTCGACGCCGACGACAGCGTGCTGATCCGGCGCTTCGAGTCCAACCGCCGCTCGCACCCGCTGCAGGGCGACGGCCGCCTGGTCGACGGGATCGATGCGGAACGAGAGCTGCTGGCCCCGCTGCGCGACCTCGCCGACCTCGTCGTCGACACCTCCAACCGCTCGGTGCACGAGCTGCGCAAGGCGATCGAGGAGGCGTTCCACGAGAGCGCCGCCGAGGTCACCTCGAGCGTCACCGTGCTCTCGTTCGGCTACAAGCACGGGCTGCCCCAGGACGCCGACCTCGTCGTCGACGTCCGGTTCCTGCCCAACCCGCACTGGATCCCCGAGCTCCGCGAGCACGACGGTCGTGAGGCCGTGGTCAGCGACTACGTGCTCACCCAGGAGGGCGCGGCGGAGTTCGTCGACCGCTACCTCGAGCTGCTGCGCATCGTGGGCGTCGGCTATCGCCGGGAGGGCAAGCGCTACCTCACGGTCGCGGTCGGCTGCACCGGCGGGAAGCACCGCAGCGTCGCGATCGCCGAGGAGATCGCCCGCCGGATGGCCGGCGAGGACGGGGTGCGGGTGACCGTGTCGCACCGGGACGTGGGGCGCGAGTGAACGGCAACGGCAACGGCGACGGCCCCGGCGCCCCGTTCCGCGCGACCGCCCTCGGCGGCGGCCACGGCCTGCACGCCACGCTGCGCGCGCTGCGGCGGCTCACCGACGACGTGACCGCGGTGGTGACGGTCGGGGACGACGGCGGGTCGTCCGGCCGGATCCGCCGGGAGCTCGACATCCTGCCGCTGGGCGACCTGCGGATGGCGCTCGACGCGCTCGCCGAGCGCGACCACGCGGGACCCACCGACGTCTCGGCCTGGCGACGGCTGTTCGAGCACCGGTTCGGCGGGTCGGGCGCGCTGGCCGGGCACGCCGTCGGCAACCTCGTGCTCGCAGGCCTCCTCGACGTCACCGGCGACCCCGTCGCCGCCCTCGACGAGGCGGGCAAGCTGCTCGGGCTGCGCGGCCGGGTGCTCCCGATGAGCACCGTGCCGGTCGACATCGAGGCCGACGTGACGGGCCTCGGCCTCTCGCCGTCGCAGGCCACCGACGACGACATCGCGCACCGCATCCGGGGGCAGGTCGCGGTCGCGACGACGCCGGGCCACGTCCGACAGGTCCGGCTGGTGCCCCGCCGCCCGAAGGCGTGCGCGGAGGCCGTCGAGGCGATCCGGACGGCGGACGTGGTGACGCTCGGGCCGGGCTCCTGGTTCACCAGCGTCATGCCGCACCTGCTCGTGCCCGAGCTGTTCACCGCGCTGTGCGAGACCGAGGCGCGGCGGGTGCTGGTGCTCAACCTGGCGCCGCAGCCGGGGGAGACCGCCGGATTCTCGCCGGAGCAGCACCTCGACGCGCTGGCCGAGCACGCCCCGCGGCTGCGGCTCGACGTCGTGATCGCCGATCCCGACGCGACGCCGGAGCCCGACCGGCTCCGCCGCGGCGCCGAGGCGTTCGGCGCGACCACCCTGTTCACCGCCGTCGGCGAACCCGACGGCGCCCCGCGCCACGATGCCGTGGCACTGGCCGGGGCCCTGCGGGAGGCGGCGGGCAGTGCCGCCTCGCGCGAGCGCGTGCCCGACGACGAGTGGGACGCGCGAGTCGAGACCTGGGGGAGAGCGGCACGGCGCCGGCTCGGAGCGGACGTGTTCTTCACGCCCACCGACGGCGCCTACCGCCACGACGAGGAGGACCTACGGTGGCCATGACCGCTGCGGTGAAGGACGAACTGAGCCGGCTCGCCGTCACGAAGACCTGCTGCCGGCGGGCCGAGGTGTCGGCCCTGCTGCGGTTCGGGGGCGGGCTGCACATCGTCAACGGCCGCGTCGTGGTGGAGGCCGAGCTCGACACCGGCAACGCCGCGCGCCGCCTGCGTCGCGAGATCCACGAGCTCTACGGGCACCAGCCCGAGGTCCACGTGCTCTCCCAGGGCAACCTGCGCAAGGGCACCCGGTACGTCGTGCGCGTGGCCACCGACGGCGACTCGCTGGCCCGACAGACCGGTCTGCTCGACCCGCGTGGCCGGCCGGTGCGCGGGCTGCCGCCGCAGGTCGTCTCGGGCGGGGTGTGCGACGCCGAGGCCGCGTGGCGCGGGGCGTTCCTCGCCCACGGCTCGCTGACCGAGCCCGGCCGCTCGTCCGCGCTGGAGATCACGTGCCCCGGCATGGAGGCCGCGATGGCCCTCGTCGGCGCCGCCCGTCGGCTCGGCGTGGCCGCGAAGGCGCGCGAGGTCCGCGGGGCCGACCGCGTGGTGGTGCGCGACGGCGACGCGATCGGCGCCCTGCTCACCCGCATCGGCGCCCACTCCTCGGTGCTGCAGTGGGAGGAGCGCCGGATGCGCCGCGAGGTGCGCGCGACGGCGAACCGCCTCGCGAACTTCGACGACGCGAACCTGCGCCGCTCGGTCAAGGCCGCCGTCACCGCCTCCGCCCGGGTGAACCGCGCCCTGGAGCTGCTCGGCGACGAGGTGCCCGACCACCTGATCACGGCGGGCCGCCTGCGCGTGCAGCACGAGCAGGCCTCCCTGGAGGAACTCGGCCAGCTCGCCGACCCGCCGATGACCAAGGACGCCGTCGCCGGCCGCATCCGTCGGCTGCTCGCGATGGCCGACAAGAAGGCCAAGGACATGCGCGTGCCGGACACGTCCGCGGCGGTCTCCGCCGAGGACCTCGAGGACGACATGGTCGAGGTCCCCGCGGGCCGCGAGCACTGACGCCGGAGCCGCGCGACCTGCCGTCAGGACGGGCGTAAGCGCTTACGGGTGAGGCGTTTGCGACGGTGCGCGCAGCACGGTCGCTTCGTTAGGGTCGGCCCTGCCAGCACGGACACCCGAAGAGACAGGACTGCGCGTGACCATCAAGATCGGCATCAACGGCTTCGGCCGGATCGGACGCAACGTCTTCCGCGCGCTCGAGGTCCAGCGCGCCGCCGGTACTGCCGACATCGAGGTGCTGGCGGTCAACGACATCACCGACAACAAGACGCTCGCGCACCTGCTCACGTACGACTCGGTGCACGGTCGCTTCGACGGCACGGTCGAGTACAACGACTCCGCGCTGATCGTGAACGGCACCGAGGTGAAGGCCTTCGCCGAGCGCGACCCGGCCGACCTGCCCTGGGGCGACCTGGGCGTCGACATCGTCATCGAGTCCTCGGGCATCTTCACCGACGCCGACTCGGCCGGGAAGCACCTCAAGGCCGGCGCCAAGAAGGTCGTCATCTCCGCCCCGGCCAAGGGCGAGGACCTGACGGTCGTCATGGGGATCAACGACAAGGCCTACGACGGCTCGCAGAACATCCTCTCCAACGCCTCCTGCACCACCAACTGCGTGGCGCCGATGGCGAAGGTGCTGCACGACGCGTTCGGCCTGCAGACCGGCTTCATGACCACCGTGCACGCCTACACCGGCGACCAGCGCGTCCACGACGCCCCGCACAAGGACCTGCGCCGCGCCCGCGCCGCCGCGGTCAACATCATCCCGACGACGACGGGTGCGGCCCAGGCGACCGCGCTCGCCCTGCCGGAGCTCGAGGGCAAGCTCAACGGCGTCGCGATGCGCGTCCCGGTGCCGGACGGCTCGGTGACCGACCTGACCGCGACGCTCGACCGCGAGGTCACCGCCGAGGAGGTCAACGAGGCCTTCAAGAACGCGGCCGAGGGTGAGCTCAAGGGCGTGCTCGTCTACACCGAGGACCCGATCGTCTCCACCGACATCGTCGGCACCCCGGCGTCGTGCACCTTCGACGCCGGCATGACGAAGGTCCTGGGCGGCAACACCGTCAAGATCATCGGCTGGTACGACAACGAGTGGGGCTACTCGAACCGCGTCGTGGACCTGACCACGCTCGTGGGTTCCAAGCTCTGATGAGGCGGGAGACGGCAGCGTTGCGGAGCTCGACCTCATGAAGACCGTCGACGACCTGATCGCGGAGGGCGTGCAGGACCGCCACGTCCTGCTGCGGGCCGACTTCAACGTCCCGCTCGACGGCTACTCGATCACCGACGACGGGCGTATCCGCGCGGCGTTGCCGACGATCACCAAGCTCGTCGGGGCGGGCGCGAAGCTGCTGGTCATGGCCCACCTGGGCCGGATCAGGGATCCGGAGCCGCTGGGCCGCGACAAGCGGTCCAGCCTCGCGCCGGTCGCCGGGCGGCTCGGGCAGCTGCTCGACCAGCGCGTGTCGCTGGCCGAGGACGTCGTCGGGCAGTCGGCCCGGGACGTCGCCGGCGCGCTGACCGCCGGCGGCGTCGCGATGCTCGCCAACGTGCGGTGCGAACCCCGCGAGACGGGTTCCGGCTCCGAGCGCGACGCCCTGGCGACCGAGCTCGCCGAGCTGGTGCCCGGCGGGGCGTTCGTCTCCGACGGCTTCGGCGTGGTGCACCGCGAGCAGGCGTCGGTGTACGAGATCGCGCGCAAACTCCCGGCCTACGGCGGCGACCTGGTCGCCCGCGAGACCGAGGTGCTGCGGCGCCTGACCGGCGACCCGGCCCGCCCGTACGTGGTGATCCTCGGCGGGTCGAAGGTGTCCGACAAGCTCGCGGTGCTGCAGAACCTGCTGCCGAAGGTGGACACGCTGCTGGTCGGCGGCGCGATGTGCTTCACCTTCCTCGCCGCCGAGGGCCACGACGTGGGCGGATCGAAGCTCGAGGCCGAGCAGGTCGACACCTGCCGGCGGCTGCTCTCGGAGTACGCCGACACCCTCGTGCTGCCGGTCGACGTCGTCGTCGCGGACGCCTTCGCGGCGGACGCGAACACCCGCACGGTGCCGGTCACGGAGATCCCGGAGGGCTGGATGGGGCTCGACGTCGGGCCGGAGACGGTCCGGCTGTTCGGCGAGAAGCTCGCCGACGCGGCGACGGTGTTCTGGAACGGCCCGATGGGCGTGTTCGAGATGGAGCCGTTCGCGGCCGGCACCACCGGGGTCGCGGAGGCCGTGGCCGACTCGCCGTCGTTCTCGGTGATCGGCGGGGGCGACTCGGCGTCGGCGATCCGCGCGGCCGGGCTCGACGAGGAGCGCTTCGGGCACATCTCCACCGGTGGGGGTGCCTCGTTGGAGTTCCTCGAGGGCAAGGACCTGCCCGGGATCGCCGTACTCGAGGAGGCCTCGTAGTGGCACGCACGCCGCTCATCGCCGGCAATTGGAAGATGAACCTGAACCACCTCGAGGCCATCGGGGTGGTGCAGAAGCTCTACTTCGGGCTGCCGACGAAGTACTACGACCACGTCGACGTGGCCGTGTGCCCGCCGTTCACCGACCTGCGCAGCGTGCAGACCGTGATCGACGCGGACTCCATGCCGATCACCTACGGCGGGCAGGACTGCTCGCCGGAGGAGTCCGGCGCCTTCACCGGGGACGTCTCGGCGGCCATGCTCGCGAAGCTGGGCTGCACGTGGGTGGTGCTCGGGCACTCCGAGCGCCGCACGATCCACGGCGAGGACGACGCCCTGGTGGCCCGCAAGGTGGCGAAGGCCCTCGAGCACGGGTTGACCCCGATCCTCTGCCTCGGCGAGGGCGAGGACGTCCGCGAGGCCGGGAACCACGTCCCGCACTGCACGGGGCAGCTCGACGGCTCGCTCGCCGGCCTCTCCGCGGAGCAGGTCGGGCGGGTCGTGCTCGCCTACGAGCCGGTCTGGGCCATCGGTACCGGGAAGACCGCCACCGCCCAGGACGCGCAGGAGGTCTGCCACGCCCTGCGGGCCCGCCTGCGCGAGCAGCACGGGGGTGCGGTGGCCGACGGGATCCGCATCCTCTACGGCGGGTCGGTGAAGTCCGGCAACGTCAAGGAGATCGTCGGGCAGGCCGACGTCGACGGCGCACTCGTCGGCGGCGCCTCGCTCGACCCGGAGGGTTTCGCCGAGCTGTGCGCCCTCGCGGCGGGTGGCCCGCTGTAGGCACCCCGTTCTTCAGCGAAGGGCCCCTTCCGTCGGGTGGATCGACGGAAGGGGCCCTTCGTTCGTCACCGGGTCGGCGCCCGGTCGTTCCACGGAGTGACCCCGGACCGTCCGGTCGGAGGGGCCGGGTAGTGTGACGCACGAACCCCCGCCCCGCACGACGGGGCGAGAGAACGACCTGGAGGTCACGGAGCCCGCGATGCGACTGTTCCTGGAGATCCTGCTCATCGTGTCCAGCGTGCTGCTGGTGCTGCTCGTGCTGCTGCACCGTGGCCGGGGCGGAGGTCTCTCGTCGCTGTTCGGCGGCGGTGTGCAGTCCAGCCTCGCCGGCTCAAGCGTGGTCGAGAAGAACCTCGACCGCCTCACCCTGTTCGTCGGTGCGATCTGGCTGATCGCCATCGTCGGGACGGGCCTGCTCATCAAGATCGAAGGTTGACCGGCCCGGACCCAGGCACCGGGCTCGTGACGATGCGGAGGTAGTGCCGACATGGCTACTGGCAACGCGATCCGGGGTACCCGGGTCGGGTCCGGTCCGATGGGTGAGTCGGAGCGGGGCGAGAGCGCGCAGCGTGTGCTCGTCTCGTTCTGGTGCTCGAACGGCCACGAGACCAAGCCCTCGTTCGCACACGACGCCGAGCTGCCCGCCACGTGGGACTGCCCGCGCTGCGGCCTGCCCGCGAACACCGACATGAAGAACCCGCCGCCCGCGCGCCGCACCGAGCCGTACAAGACGCACCTCGCGTACGTGAAGGAGCGGCGCAGCGACGCCGACGGCGAGGCCCTGCTCGAGGAGGCGCTCGGCAAGCTCCGAGCCCGTCGCGGGGAGAACTGATCCTCTGACAGGGTGTCCGGGTGACCGTGCCCGCAGAGATCACCGACACCCGCTTCTCGTTGAGCCAGGCCGAGATCCCCTCGGCCTGGTTCAACGTCGCCCCGCACCTCTCCAGCCCCCTCGACCCGCCGCTGCACCCCGCGACGCGTGAGCCGGTCGGCCCCGACGACCTCGCCCCGCTGTTCGCGGGTGAGCTCATCGGCCAGGAGATGTCGGCCGACCCGTGGATCGACATCCCGGGCGAGGTGCTCGACGTCCTGCGGCTGTGGAGGCCCACGCCGCTGATCCGGGCCCGCAGGCTCGAGGCGGCGCTGAAGACGCCGGCGCGCATCTACTTCAAGGACGAGTCCGTCTCGCCCGCCGGCTCGCACAAGCCGAACTCCGCGGTGCCGCAGGCGTTCTACAACGCCCGTGAGGGCATCAAGCGGCTCTCCACGGAGACCGGGGCGGGCCAGTGGGGCACCGCGTTGTCCTTCGCGTGCGCGCAGTACGACCTCGAGTGCGCCGTCTACATGGTGCGCAAGAGCTTCGAGCAGAAGCCGTACCGCAAGGTCATCATGGAGACCTGGGGCGGTTCGGTCGTGCCCTCGCCGATCGACGACCCGTCGAACGCGGGCTCGCTCGGCTCCGCGATCTCCGACGCGGTCGCCGACGCCATGGGCCGCGACGACACGCACTACGCGCTCGGCTCGGTGCTCAACCACGTGCTGCTGCACCAGACCGTGATCGGCCTCGAGGCCCAGCAGCAGCTCGCGCTCGCGGGCGAGACCCGCCCCGACGTCGTGATCGCGCCCTGCGGTGGCGGGTCCAACCTCGGCGGGCTCGCGCTGCCGTTCCTGCCCGACCCGTCGGTCCGGCTGCTCGCCGCGGAGCCCGCGTCGTGCCCGACGCTCACGCAGGGCACCTACGAGTACGACTTCGGCGACGTCCAGGGCCTCACGCCGATGATGAACATGTACACGCTCGGCCACGACTTCATGCCGCCCGGCATCCACGCCGGCGGCCTGCGCTACCACGGCGACTCGCCGATCATCTCCAAGCTGGTCCACGAGGGCCGGATGGAGGCCGTGGCGCACCGCCAGAAGGCCGTGTTCGAGGCGAACGTGCTGTTCGCCCGCGTCGAGGGCAAGCTGCCCGCGCCCGAGGCGGGTCACGGCATCGCCTCCGCGATCGCCGAGGCCAACGACGCGACCGAGAAGAACGAGGAGCGCGTCATCCTCTTCAACTACTGCGGCCACGGCCTGCTCGACCTCGCGGCCTACCAGGACTACCTCGCCGGTGACCTCGGCGAGGAGCCCTAACCCCTTCCCGACGACGGGTGCCGGGCCGGCACCCGTCGTCAGGACGAGGGCGCGTCGATCCCGACCGCCCGTGGCTCGACCAGCGAGGTCTTGATCACCGAGGTGACGGTGGAGCCGCGCTCGATCCAGAGCTCGAGCACCCGGTCCAGGTCGGCGACGTCGCGTACCTGGATGCGCACCAGCAGGCAGTCCTCGCCGGTGATCCGGTGGGCCTCGACCACCTCCGGGGTGCGCGCCACGATCTGCTCGAGTGCCTTGCCCTGCCCGAGCGCGGGCCGCACCCGCACCCACGCGCCGATCGGGAAGCCGACCGCGGCGGGGTCGACGTCGAGGCGGTAGCCCCGGATCACGCCGACCCGCTCGAGGCGCTGCACCCGCTCGGTGACGGCGGGCGCGCTCATGCCCACCACGCGCCCGAGGGCGCTCATGGACAGCCGGGGATCGTCCGCGAGCGCCCGCAGGATGGCCCGGTTGACGTCGTCGAGGAGCCCCTTGTCGTTCTCCAGGTAGGAGCGGCCCCGGGGTTCGAGAGTCGAAGTCACGACGCCACTATGTCCGTGGATCGGCCATGTCGTCCAGCCCTGAGGTCTCGCAGGATGAAGGTGTGTCAGACGACGGTGGTGAGCGTGGCGGCCGAGGTGGAGCCCAGCGAGGCCCACGCGGCGGCGAGCCGTTCGACCGCGTCGTCGAGCACGTCCACCCGGTGGGTGTAGGGCACCCGCAGGAAGCCCTCGAACGCGCCGCCGATGCCGAACCGCGGCCCCGCCGCGAGGTGCAGCCCCTGGCGGGCGGCGGCGTCGACGAGGGCGCTGGAGCGGGGTGCGCCCAGGTCGATCCAGGTGGAGAGCCCGCCCGTGGGGCTGGGCACCGTCCACTCCGGCACGGCGCGCCGCAGGGCCGCGACGAGGTGGTCGCGCTGCGCCGCGGCCGCCGCACGGCGCTCGGGCAGCAGGTCGTCGAGGCGCGCGAGCAGCGCCGCGGCGACGAGCTGCTCGAGGACGGGCGAGGCGATGTCGTCGGAGGCCCGACTGGTGGCGATCCGGCGCAGGACGGCCCGCGGGCCCCGCATCCAGCCCATGCGCAGGCCGCCCCAGACGGTCTTGCTCATCGATCCGATGGTGAGCACGGGGGCCTCGCCGGCCGTCGTCGCCCAGGCCCCGAGCGGCGGCGGGACCGGCTCGTCGAGCCACATCTCGCGCAGGCAGTCGTCGACGACGAGAGGCACGCCGTGCCGGCGGGCCGCCGCGACGACCGCGCCGCGGGTGTCGGCGTCCATGACCGCGCCGGTCGGGTTGTGGTGGTCGGGCACCAGGTAGGCCAGCGCGGGGGAGGACTCGCGCAGGCCCGCGGCGAAGGCGGCGACGTCCCAGCGGGTGCGCCCGTGGTGATCGCGGTCGAGCGCCATCGGGACCGGGCGGGCGGACGTGTGCCGCACGAGGTCGACCGCACCCGGGTAGGTGGGCTGCTCGATGAGGACGCGGTCACCCGGCCGCACGAGCGCCCGGACGGCGAGCGCGTGGGCGTGCTGGGCGCCGGCGGTGACCATCACCTCGTCGGGCGCGGTCGGCAGCCCCTGGGCGGTGAGGCGCTCCGCGATCGCGGTCCGCAGCAGCCGCGTCCCCAGCAGGTCGTAGCCCGGCCCGACGAGGTGGGTGGGCAGGGCCGCGAGGGCCTCGGCGCCGGCGGCCGTCATCGCCTCGATCGGGGCGGCCGGCGCGGCGTGCGCGAGGTCGATCACGCCCTGGGGGAGGTCGGGCGACACCGCGAAGGCGCCGCTCGGGGCGAAGGGCGCGGGGGAGGTGGTCGGGGTCCCGGACGGCAGGGCGGTCCAGGTGCCCGACCCGCGGCGCCGCAGCAGGTGGCCGCTCTCGCGCAGCTGCTCGTAGGCCGCGGCGACCGTGCCCCGCCCGATGCCCAGGGCCAGCGCCAGCTCCCGCTCGCTCGGCACCCGCGTCCCGACGGCGAGCCGGCCGTCGCCCAGCAGGGTGCGGATCCGTCCGGCCAGGGCCGCATAACCCATCGAGCCGTCGGCGAACTCGCCGAGCTGACGGACGAGCGCGTTGCCACCGAGCTGCTGTTCCACCGGTCACCTGCCACTTCTGCCACTCAGCCTGCCACTGTGGAGCCAATGGCCGTGGCACGCCTGTCAATGTCCAGCCACTCTAGAGATACCACCTCCTGACCACGAAGGAAGTCATCATGTTCGAGCTGCTCACCGTCGTCCTCGTCCTCGCCGCCGTGGCGGCCCTCGTCGCCCGCTACGGCGCCGACAGCCGCTCGAACGACGGCGCGGACCACCGCGACCCCGCCCTGCCCCGGGGCCCGCAGTACGGCCACACCCCGGCCTCGGACCTGCGGCTCCTCGCCGCGTTCGCCCGCCGGGTCGCGGCCCAGCGCCAGGCGTGGGCGGCCTACGACCGGTCGCTGCGGCCGTGGGAGACGCAGCGGAGCGGAGCTCGACCCATGGGGTGGGAGACCCCGCGCAGCACCGCTCGGCCGATCGGCTGAGCCACCAGAACGAACGAACGGCCCTCTCGCGCACATCGATGCTGCGAGAGGG contains:
- a CDS encoding aminotransferase class I/II-fold pyridoxal phosphate-dependent enzyme encodes the protein MEQQLGGNALVRQLGEFADGSMGYAALAGRIRTLLGDGRLAVGTRVPSERELALALGIGRGTVAAAYEQLRESGHLLRRRGSGTWTALPSGTPTTSPAPFAPSGAFAVSPDLPQGVIDLAHAAPAAPIEAMTAAGAEALAALPTHLVGPGYDLLGTRLLRTAIAERLTAQGLPTAPDEVMVTAGAQHAHALAVRALVRPGDRVLIEQPTYPGAVDLVRHTSARPVPMALDRDHHGRTRWDVAAFAAGLRESSPALAYLVPDHHNPTGAVMDADTRGAVVAAARRHGVPLVVDDCLREMWLDEPVPPPLGAWATTAGEAPVLTIGSMSKTVWGGLRMGWMRGPRAVLRRIATSRASDDIASPVLEQLVAAALLARLDDLLPERRAAAAAQRDHLVAALRRAVPEWTVPSPTGGLSTWIDLGAPRSSALVDAAARQGLHLAAGPRFGIGGAFEGFLRVPYTHRVDVLDDAVERLAAAWASLGSTSAATLTTVV